Proteins encoded within one genomic window of Brassica rapa cultivar Chiifu-401-42 chromosome A09, CAAS_Brap_v3.01, whole genome shotgun sequence:
- the LOC117128486 gene encoding aspartic proteinase A3-like, giving the protein MINHAIGAVGVASKECKTVICQYVKTMLNSLLSQADPRKVCSQIGLCGFNERMGIKSVLDDGTSDLINEAMCSVCEMATVWMQSELR; this is encoded by the exons ATGATCAATCATGCGATTGGAGCAGTAGGAGTCGCAAGCAAAGAGTGCAAAACCGTCATATGTCAATATGTAAAAACGATGTTGAACTCCCTTTTATCTCAG GCGGATCCTAGGAAGGTATGCTCACAGATAGGACTCTGCGGTTTCAATGAGAG AATGGGGATTAAGTCAGTTCTAGACGATGGAACATCAGATCTTATAAACGAAGCGATGTGCAGCGTTTGTGAAATGGCAACCGTGTGGATGCAGAGTGAATTGAGGTGA